In Sphingomonas sp. KC8, the sequence CTTTTTTCAGCATGCCCACGACCGTCAACCGATTCATCGCCACCTCTCTCGCCCCCCTAGACGATGCGGCGACCGATTTCGGACAAAATAGCGCTGCCAATCCGATATTTTTTCCGCATGGCGCGGCGTGGGTGACACCGAGTATCGATCGCTGCCCAGAACCAAAGACTCGAAACCCTCCAATAGGCGCCTAGCAGGTTCTAGGTAATGTCGGCGAGCCAGAGCCGGTTGGGCGCTGGCGCCGAAACGTGCCTGGATCGACGGACGGCGATGATCCGGCACGCCTCCTCCCCATCTGTTGATACGCCACTTCCGCCGGCATCTGGTGGGATGCGCATCACCCCTACGGGATATTGCGGATTATGCCGGCAAGTTGCGTCCGGCACACCCGGCAAGGCGTCCGCAAACCCTGCCAACTCTGCCGTAGCCGGCGCGGCGACGCTGGCCCCGTTTGGAACGCGGCATGGAGGCGGGCAAGGTCGAAACACTATCCTGGTTGCGTTCTGACAGCTTGGCGCATGACGGATTTGGAGAAATCGGCATGACGGACATCGAACTGACCTTCCACGGTGCCGCACAGACGGTGACCGGCTCATGCATGGAAGTGGCCCATGGCGGCCGGTCCATCCTTGTCGATTGCGGATTGTTTCAAGGATCACGCAGTCTCGAACACCTCAACCATCAACCCTTCCGGTTTAGCCCGGACAAAATCGACGCGGTCATCCTGACCCATGCCCATATCGATCATAGCGGGCTGCTTCCGCGCCTGGCCGCCGATGGCTTTTCCGGGCCGATCTGGTGCACCGAAGCGACGCGCGATCTGCTTGTCTACATGCTCGCCGACGCAGCGCGCATTCAGGAGAGCGACGCCGCCCATCGCAATCACCGCGCCGACCGCGCCGACGAACCCGAAATTGCTCCGCTTTATACCGAGGCGGATGCCGAGCGCGCCATCGCCCTCATCGAACCGGTATCGCCGGGCCAATGGTTCGAGCCGGCGCCAGGGATGCGGGCCAGACTGTGGAATGCGGGCCATATTCTGGGTGCGGCATCGATCGAACTCAACGCCGGGGGCGTATCAGTCCTGTTCTCGGGCGATCTGGGGCCGGCCAACAAGACATTCCAGTCCGCACCCACCGCGCCTGTCGGCATCGATCATGTCATTTGCGAAAGCACCTATGGCGACCGCGACCGGCCGGACATCGAGATTGCCGCCCGCCAATCCATGTTGGAACAGGAAATCAAGGATGCCCTGAGCCGTGGCGGCAACCTCATCATCCCGGTCTTCGCCGTGGAACGGACGCAGGAATTGTTGTTCGACATCGCCACGCTGATCAACACCGGGCGCCTGCCCAATCGCCCGGTATTCATTGATTCACCGCTCGCCAGCAGGGCGACCAGCGTCTTCGCCAAGCATCAGCGTGAACTGGCTGATCTTGGCGATGGCGGCATCTTCGACAACAATGCGTTCCATTATATCGAAACCCCTGCCCAGTCGATGAACCTGAATACGATGTCGGGCGCCGTGATCCTGGCGGCATCCGGCATGTGTGAAGGCGGGCGGATCCGCCATCACCTGATCCATAATCTTGCGCGGGCGGATTCGACGGTCCTGTTCGTCGGCTTTCAGGCGCAGGGCACACTCGGCCGCACGCTTCTGGATGGCGCGCGACGTGTCCGCATCTCTGGCCGCGATATCGCGGTGCGCGCCCGCGTCCACCGGATCGAAAGCTATTCGGCCCACGCCGATCGCAGCGATCTGCTGGACTGGATTTCCGCCCGCCAACCCATCCGTGGCAGCCTGTTCCTGTCCCATGGCGAACCCGGCGCAATCGCCGCATTGCGCGACGCCTGCGCCACCAAGGACAATAGCGTGCTGATGCCCGCCATCGGCGAACGCTATTGCTTGGCAGCCAATGCGCCGGCCCGGCGCCTGTCGACCGGCATTCCCGAAATCCAGCAGGTGGCCGCGCGCGACTGGCAGAACGACTATGCCGATTTTGCCGTCAATCTGAAACGGCAGTTGCAACGCATCCATGATGACGCGGCCCGCCGCGACGCCATTCGCCGGATGCGCCATCTGCTCGACGATGTTGCCGATCATCGCGCGCGCAAGCAGGCAGCGACCCGCTTACCACAGCAGCAGCAACGCAACCGCCGACGCAGCGACACTCGCCGCTAACGGCGTGGCAGCGCGCAACCCCATTTTTCCGGGGGCAAGGACAAGTGCGAGGCCAGCCTTGAACAGCGTATTGAGCAGAACAGGAACCGCCAGAACCAGCCCCGCGGTGCGGGGGTCGAGCGTCCCGGTCGAAAGCCCGGCGAGTGACATCACCGCCGCATCCACATCCGCCAGCCCGGTAAGCGCCAGCACACCGCCGACGCCGATCTCGCCAAAGCGTTCGAATGCCCAGCGGGTTGCCAGCGAAATGAGCGCCACCAATGCCGCAAGCCCCAGCGCCGCCCCCAGATCGAGCGGATTGCCAAGCGTGACGGCGCCTGTTGCCTGCCCGGCGCCAGTCCGGCGCAACATCACCACCGTCAGGATCGCCGCCGTCGCCAGCGCGGGAAGGATCACCTGGGCCAGCGACGGCAGGGCATAAGGTGCAAGAATACCGGTAAGCAACAGGACTCGCACGAACATCATCAACGAAGCCAGCGCGATCCCGCCGATCAGCGGGCCTGCCGGTGCCTCGCCTGCGGCCAGCCTTCGCGCGAACGCAACCGTCACCGCCGTCGATGACACGATCGCTCCACAAAGCGCCGTGACCAGCACGCCCCGCGCCTGGCCGATCCGGCGCGCCGCGACATAGCCGGCGAAGGACAGGCCCGAAACCAGAACCACCACCAGCCACAGCTGGTGGGGGTTCCACGCGTCCAGCGGGCCCATCGGGACATCCGGCGCCAGCGGCAACAGCACCAGCGCGATCAATCCGAAGCGGGCGGCCGACCGGATTTCAGTTTCGCTCATGCCGCGCAGCCAGCCATGCAGTTTCTGCCGCATGGACAACAGCAAGGCGACGATCGCCGCAGCAGCCAGCGCTTCCGTGGCATGGCCGGTCGTCGCCAGCAGGCCAAGCATCACGGTGAGGACACCGACCAGCGCGTTCGTCGCACTCAATCCGTCGGCGCGTGCGCTTTGGCGAACATAGCCCACCAGCAGAAATGCCGTCGCCGCGACGAGTGCCATGGCGGCAGGCAACTGCGCCAGCATACCCGCGACGCCACCGATCAGCCCCAGCACGCCAAAGGTGCGAAATCCCGCTACCCGTGTCCCGGGCCCTTCTGCACGCGAAGTCCACCCACGCTCAACGCCGATCAACAGGCCAACGGCAAGTGCATCCGCCAGCATCATGATCGAACCCGGTACGCCCGGAAGAATCCCCATCGCCATCTCCGCCGTCTTACGGCCGCAATGCCCCAACATCGTTCCGAAGCGAGATACGCATTTGTCCTTATCTACCCAATCGGCGGGCATTCGAGGAAATAGCCCAGCATATTTCTTATCGCATCATTTTCTACCGCCGGGAATTTCGGCAGTTCTTCCAGATATCCGCACCCGCAGTGCTCCCAAACGGCATCGCGACGGTTGACCCCGAGCGATAATCCGGCTGAACCTGCGCGCAAGGATGGGTGGTTAAACCCACAACAGGGAGGGGGACCGGGATGTTCTGGACGCGGATGCGACGGGAGCCGTGCAGCCAATCCGCCATGTCGGGGCGGCAATGACCTGGATACCGCGTGACGGCCATGGGTGGCGCGGCCTCGTGCGCCGGATTGCCCGTGCAACGCGTGATCCCGACAGGGCCGAGGATCATTTGCACACGGCCTATATCCGGCTGGAGGAATATCGCGCGCGGGCCTGCGTAGCCAATCCGGAGGCCTTTCTGGTGCGGACGGCGACGAATGTCGCGATCGACGATTCACGAAGGCGCTATCACACGGCCGAAGGCGCTGCGCACGCGTACGACCTGGCCAATCTTGCCGACGATGGCCCATTGCAATTTGAAATGTTACAGGCCCGTCAGCGTCTTGAGCGCGTCCGTCAGGGCGTTGCGAGGCTGAGTCCCCGAACACGCGAGATATTCTTGATGCACAGAAGCGACGGTCTGAAGTATCGGGAGATCGCAAGCGCCCTCGGCATCACCGTGAGCGCCGTTGAAAAGCATGTGGCGAAGGCTTCCTTGTTCCTTGCCGAATGGACCGAAGGTTGGTGACATGCAGTCGCGCAAACGACTGATACCCCGTGCTTTGAAAGCCGAAGCCGCCACGTGGCTGGCTCGCCTGCGCAATGAGGAGCGCAGCGCGGCGGATGAGGCTGCGTTCCAGGCATGGCTCGCCGAAAACCCTCAAAATGCGGCGGCGTTCGATCTGGTGACGGGCACATGGGATGCCGCCGGCGGACTGATCACGACACACAGGGCTGCAGAACGCCCTGAGCCGATGATCGGACGGCGCAAGATGCTCGCGGCCGCGCTTGCCGCCATGACGGTCGTTTCGACGACGACGATCATGTGGCAGCGAACGTCCCCCGTCACCTATGAAACCCAACGTGGCGAACAGCGGCGGATCGCGCTGGCGGATGGATCGTCGCTCACGCTGGACACCGAAACGGTGATACGCGTCGGCTTTACGGCCGAAAGCCGCAATATCGAACTGGTGCATGGCCGCGCCCATTTCGATGTCGCCAAAGATCCGAACCGGCCATTCCGGGTCAATGCGGCGGGCCGCGAGGTCGTGGCACTCGGCACCGCGTTCGATGTAGCGCGCAATGGCGAGGAAGTGGCGATCCTGCTGGTGGAAGGACGGGTCGCGGTTCAGCCCATGGGAACTGCGGCGAACGAGAAGACGGCATTTCTAAAGCCGGGCGAACGCATCGTCTACGGCCAGCACGACATGGTTCGTCAGGAGCATCCCGATATCGATCGGGCGACCGCCTGGCAGGAAGGCCGGGCCACGTTCGACAACCAGCCGCTCGCCATCGCTGTGGCCGAAATGAACCGTTACAGCCGTCGACCGCTGGTCGTCGCCGACGAAAACCTCGCCGCCATGCGCATCAGCGGCACATACAGCACGCGCGATGCCGAGGCATTTGCCCGATCCGTCACCAATTTGCTGCCCGCGGTGGTACGCAGCACCCCGCAGGAAGTGCTGATTGAACCAATCGACGAAAAATTCGACCCACAGAGCTGAGGAAAACCGCGCGTCGTTCGTCACTGGGGCAAGGCGGGACAAAACCACCGCCTGGGAGGGGACAATCGATGAGCTATAAACCGGCATACCGCCGATCCATTCTGGCCTGTGCGGCGGTGATTTTGTCGTTGGCGCCGATGCCGGCCATGGCACGCCAGGCCCCCGTCGCCATCCATATTTCGGCGAAACCGCTTGCCGTGGCCCTCAATGAACTGGCGCAAAGCACGCATACCAGCATCCTGTTTACGCCGGACGCCGTCGCAGGCCTGCGGTCCACGCCGGTCAGGGGATTGCTGACCCCCGAAAATGCGGCACGCAAACTGGTTCTCGGCACGTCGCTGGAAGTGCTGCGCGACGAGGTTGGCGCGCTGATCATTCGCAAACGGGGTGAACTCGGCCGGAATGGCCGGGATATCGGTTCACGGCCCGTTGCCGCCGCCGCCCAGCCGGTCAGGATCGCCAGCGCGACCCCCCAATTGAACGGCCTTGGTGTGACGCCGGCAAGCCCGACCGCGGTTCCAGTGGCGGATTCGGGCTTGACCGATATTGTCGTGACGGCCCAGAAACGCGCTGAATCCCTGCAGGATACACCGATTTCGATTGCGGCCTTTTCGGCAGCCGATCTGGAAAAAAGCGGCATTAACGACATTTCGGACCTGCGTTCCGAGGTGCCTAGCCTGCAGATCACCCCTCACCCCAACAGCGGCACCAGCACACGCATCTTTTTTGCGCGGCGTCGGCAATAATGACGATCAGATCACCCAGGATCCGTCTGTCGCGGTCTATGTCGATGGCGTCTATGTCGCGCGAACCCAGGGCATGGTGTCCGAAGTGGCCGAACTCGAACGGGTGGAAGTGCTGCGCGGTCCGCAGGGGTCACTCTATGGCCGCAACGCCACCGGCGGCGCGATCAATTTCATCACGCGGGCACCCGATCTGAATGAACTGCGGATCAAGCAAACGGTAACCGTGGGTAATTATAGTCATTTCCGTACGCGCACCAATGTCAGCGTGCCTGTCGCCGATACGCTGGCGGTGGAATTTGGCTACATGCACACCGAACGCGATGGTTTCGTGCGGAACCGCGGAACCGGGGTGAAGCGGTTTGGCGATCAGCGCCGCAATGCCTATCGCGCCGCGTTTCTGTGGCAGCCCAGTGCCGATTTCGATATCCGCTACAGCTATGATCGTTCCGAACTGGGCGATACGCCGACGTTCATGGCTGCCGTCCCGCTCTTTCCCGCCAGGGCCGCGCGGCCGACCGAAGGCTCCACCTTTGTGGAGGATCTGAAGCGCAATGATGTGGTGGCCCAGGGGCATAATTTGACGGCGTCGTGGGATGCGGCGGACGGCCTGACCCTGAAATCGATCACCGGATACCGAAAACTGAAAAGCCAGACATACCAGAATTACCATGCTGGATTACTTGGCCCATACGCATTTCTCGATAATAAGAATTATATCGACCAGGATCAGATTTCGCAGGAATTTCAGATCATAGGCGATCTATTTGATGATCGCCTGAAATATGTAATGGGTCTTTATTATTTTGATGAAAGCGCCGATGGCCTGGATGTCAGCGCCGTTCCATCGCGCAACGTTATGACAGAACGCACGGTGACCATCGGCAACAGGGCTTACGCCGCTTATAGCCAGGTCACGCTGACGCCGCCGATCCTCGACGATCGCCTTCATTTGACGGCTGGCCTGCGCTGGTCACGCGACGAACGCAAGGCTTCGCTTCAGGAAACGACGATTCCAACGGGAGTTTCGCCCATCGTGGGGCCGACGACGCGGGGGAAGACGGCGTTCAACAATGTCAGCCCCAGCATCATCGTCGCGTTCGATGTTAACGACGACGTCAATCTCTACGGCAAGGTCGTGCGCGGATATAAGACCGGTGGTTTCAACACGCGCGCCAGTACCCGTGATCGTTTTGCCGCAGGGTTTGATCCCGAAACGCTGACGGCCTACGAGCTTGGCATGAAATCCACCTGGCTGGACAACAGGCTGCGGTTCAACATCGCCGCTTTCCTGTCGGATTATAAAGATATTCAGGTCAACACACGATCGGACCCGAACAATGTCGGGATCACCGACGTGCTGAATGCCGGCAAGGCTAAGGTGAAGGGTATCGAAATGGACATCACGGCTAAGCCCGTCGATGCCCTGACCGTGAGCTTCAGCTATTCCTATCTGAATGGTAAGTATAAGAAGGTTATCGACGCTACCGGCGCAGATCGGTCGAGCTTCTTCCGTTTCATCAACACCGCGCCAAATACGATCAGCGCAAAGGCGGACTATCAATTCCCGCACACGTCGATTGGCCAGCCGGGCCTGTTCGTGGAATATTATTATCAGGATCGCATCACCACCTCGACGTCCGATCCGCGCTACAAGGCGGCAAGCTATGGGCTTCTCGATGCCCGCCTCACCTTGTCCGATATTCCCATCGGCGTTGGAAATTGGCGTCTGTCGGCGTTCGGCCGCAATCTGACCGACGCGAAATATTATGTGGCCCATTTTTCGGCGGGCCTGCCCAGCGCCTTTTATGGCCAGCCGCGCACATATGGGCTTGAACTGACGTTTGAATATTGACGAACAATATGGGCGCCAACGAAAGACGGCGCCCATTTCTCAGGGATATCATCAACCGCACACCATGCCCGACAATCCGAACTGGTCTGTCGGGATCGATCGGACAGCACCGCTACCGTTCGCGCTAAAGTACGCTATGTGGCCGACAAAGGGAGCGGTGCGGCGTCATGATCGCCGGGCTA encodes:
- a CDS encoding MBL fold metallo-hydrolase, which gives rise to MEAGKVETLSWLRSDSLAHDGFGEIGMTDIELTFHGAAQTVTGSCMEVAHGGRSILVDCGLFQGSRSLEHLNHQPFRFSPDKIDAVILTHAHIDHSGLLPRLAADGFSGPIWCTEATRDLLVYMLADAARIQESDAAHRNHRADRADEPEIAPLYTEADAERAIALIEPVSPGQWFEPAPGMRARLWNAGHILGAASIELNAGGVSVLFSGDLGPANKTFQSAPTAPVGIDHVICESTYGDRDRPDIEIAARQSMLEQEIKDALSRGGNLIIPVFAVERTQELLFDIATLINTGRLPNRPVFIDSPLASRATSVFAKHQRELADLGDGGIFDNNAFHYIETPAQSMNLNTMSGAVILAASGMCEGGRIRHHLIHNLARADSTVLFVGFQAQGTLGRTLLDGARRVRISGRDIAVRARVHRIESYSAHADRSDLLDWISARQPIRGSLFLSHGEPGAIAALRDACATKDNSVLMPAIGERYCLAANAPARRLSTGIPEIQQVAARDWQNDYADFAVNLKRQLQRIHDDAARRDAIRRMRHLLDDVADHRARKQAATRLPQQQQRNRRRSDTRR
- a CDS encoding MgtC/SapB family protein; the encoded protein is MGILPGVPGSIMMLADALAVGLLIGVERGWTSRAEGPGTRVAGFRTFGVLGLIGGVAGMLAQLPAAMALVAATAFLLVGYVRQSARADGLSATNALVGVLTVMLGLLATTGHATEALAAAAIVALLLSMRQKLHGWLRGMSETEIRSAARFGLIALVLLPLAPDVPMGPLDAWNPHQLWLVVVLVSGLSFAGYVAARRIGQARGVLVTALCGAIVSSTAVTVAFARRLAAGEAPAGPLIGGIALASLMMFVRVLLLTGILAPYALPSLAQVILPALATAAILTVVMLRRTGAGQATGAVTLGNPLDLGAALGLAALVALISLATRWAFERFGEIGVGGVLALTGLADVDAAVMSLAGLSTGTLDPRTAGLVLAVPVLLNTLFKAGLALVLAPGKMGLRAATPLAASVAASAVALLLLW
- a CDS encoding RNA polymerase sigma factor — translated: MRRIARATRDPDRAEDHLHTAYIRLEEYRARACVANPEAFLVRTATNVAIDDSRRRYHTAEGAAHAYDLANLADDGPLQFEMLQARQRLERVRQGVARLSPRTREIFLMHRSDGLKYREIASALGITVSAVEKHVAKASLFLAEWTEGW
- a CDS encoding FecR family protein, which encodes MQSRKRLIPRALKAEAATWLARLRNEERSAADEAAFQAWLAENPQNAAAFDLVTGTWDAAGGLITTHRAAERPEPMIGRRKMLAAALAAMTVVSTTTIMWQRTSPVTYETQRGEQRRIALADGSSLTLDTETVIRVGFTAESRNIELVHGRAHFDVAKDPNRPFRVNAAGREVVALGTAFDVARNGEEVAILLVEGRVAVQPMGTAANEKTAFLKPGERIVYGQHDMVRQEHPDIDRATAWQEGRATFDNQPLAIAVAEMNRYSRRPLVVADENLAAMRISGTYSTRDAEAFARSVTNLLPAVVRSTPQEVLIEPIDEKFDPQS
- a CDS encoding STN domain-containing protein, translated to MSYKPAYRRSILACAAVILSLAPMPAMARQAPVAIHISAKPLAVALNELAQSTHTSILFTPDAVAGLRSTPVRGLLTPENAARKLVLGTSLEVLRDEVGALIIRKRGELGRNGRDIGSRPVAAAAQPVRIASATPQLNGLGVTPASPTAVPVADSGLTDIVVTAQKRAESLQDTPISIAAFSAADLEKSGINDISDLRSEVPSLQITPHPNSGTSTRIFFARRRQ
- a CDS encoding TonB-dependent receptor, with amino-acid sequence MRGVGNNDDQITQDPSVAVYVDGVYVARTQGMVSEVAELERVEVLRGPQGSLYGRNATGGAINFITRAPDLNELRIKQTVTVGNYSHFRTRTNVSVPVADTLAVEFGYMHTERDGFVRNRGTGVKRFGDQRRNAYRAAFLWQPSADFDIRYSYDRSELGDTPTFMAAVPLFPARAARPTEGSTFVEDLKRNDVVAQGHNLTASWDAADGLTLKSITGYRKLKSQTYQNYHAGLLGPYAFLDNKNYIDQDQISQEFQIIGDLFDDRLKYVMGLYYFDESADGLDVSAVPSRNVMTERTVTIGNRAYAAYSQVTLTPPILDDRLHLTAGLRWSRDERKASLQETTIPTGVSPIVGPTTRGKTAFNNVSPSIIVAFDVNDDVNLYGKVVRGYKTGGFNTRASTRDRFAAGFDPETLTAYELGMKSTWLDNRLRFNIAAFLSDYKDIQVNTRSDPNNVGITDVLNAGKAKVKGIEMDITAKPVDALTVSFSYSYLNGKYKKVIDATGADRSSFFRFINTAPNTISAKADYQFPHTSIGQPGLFVEYYYQDRITTSTSDPRYKAASYGLLDARLTLSDIPIGVGNWRLSAFGRNLTDAKYYVAHFSAGLPSAFYGQPRTYGLELTFEY